One window of Marinomonas primoryensis genomic DNA carries:
- a CDS encoding sensor histidine kinase has protein sequence MTLSLMFEVAMLVSSVCGFLVAAWLLWRARKQGDLQALAGFAIMMAIWCFGHVVLFQGYEKMGVYIILANPLMPTFFLHFAIRFVNSGAAKEVMLDRLLQAIPWFYAASVVVVLQSWWMGAGDAIGTLDTRSFFIFTDAGTWNLAYTVLIGILAHGVLLFGWYRHSGNKKRSILAMFGVGAWGLLLATSFVFPSFGISWFPYPMLLLPTYLLLLVYAVVRYQILSVNAFANRALLWVAMMLVILCLIAVISVVSGRVGLQALADVPSWQLWLYSLLMLVMSALIYQPLNRLISRVIYPGAVLNETVLEVWSSQLKEAQDWTQLISIGERLLSSQIRQNVDISLDSVGKAYVDDGQTLALSVFRSESGWRFLLLGWNDASPGMRLTAEVFGSLFSTSCGLLERSLALAVAERKRLDEQHLVELGSLSAAMAHELRNPLNIIAMAAYDSPPETRQHIQTQLKRADRLVSDMLVYSGGLTLQISTTPLRALVKSILTQAQLEGVSCEVNIAESIELEADPQRLQQVFINLIDNAVAFSRNQPDGKLCIEASMNADSVVINVHNNGPEIDDSLQGEALFQSFMTKRAGGSGLGLAIVRRIVDAHGGHIQHRADTAWPVTFELILPQHSAYSRLGSTSHDTK, from the coding sequence TTGACGCTCTCATTGATGTTCGAAGTGGCCATGTTGGTTTCCAGCGTGTGCGGTTTTTTAGTGGCGGCTTGGTTGCTGTGGCGCGCCCGTAAACAGGGTGATCTGCAAGCCTTGGCGGGTTTTGCCATCATGATGGCCATTTGGTGTTTTGGCCATGTCGTGTTGTTTCAAGGTTATGAGAAAATGGGGGTTTACATTATTTTGGCGAACCCGCTGATGCCGACGTTTTTCCTGCATTTTGCCATCCGGTTTGTGAATTCTGGTGCGGCGAAGGAGGTTATGCTCGATCGACTGCTGCAAGCCATTCCGTGGTTTTACGCCGCCAGTGTTGTAGTGGTATTACAAAGCTGGTGGATGGGTGCGGGCGACGCCATTGGCACCTTAGACACGCGCTCATTCTTTATTTTCACCGATGCAGGAACGTGGAATCTGGCGTATACCGTCTTAATCGGCATCTTGGCGCACGGTGTTTTGTTGTTCGGCTGGTATCGTCATTCGGGCAATAAAAAACGTTCGATTCTCGCCATGTTTGGTGTGGGTGCTTGGGGGTTGTTGTTAGCAACCAGCTTTGTGTTTCCTTCCTTTGGTATCAGCTGGTTTCCGTATCCCATGCTGTTGTTGCCGACGTATTTACTGCTCTTGGTTTACGCCGTGGTGCGCTATCAAATTCTTTCCGTCAATGCCTTTGCCAACCGTGCTTTGCTTTGGGTGGCGATGATGTTGGTTATTCTGTGTTTGATCGCCGTGATCAGTGTGGTGTCTGGGCGGGTTGGTTTGCAGGCGCTGGCGGATGTTCCGAGCTGGCAATTGTGGCTGTATTCCCTGTTGATGTTAGTGATGTCGGCGTTGATTTATCAGCCACTAAATCGACTTATCTCACGTGTTATTTACCCTGGCGCGGTATTGAATGAAACCGTGCTGGAAGTTTGGTCGAGTCAGTTAAAAGAAGCGCAAGACTGGACTCAGCTGATTAGTATTGGTGAGCGTTTACTGTCTTCTCAGATCAGGCAAAACGTAGACATAAGCTTGGATTCTGTGGGTAAGGCGTACGTAGACGACGGTCAAACATTGGCGCTCAGTGTTTTTCGATCCGAGTCGGGCTGGCGCTTTTTATTGCTTGGCTGGAATGATGCGAGCCCGGGAATGAGACTGACGGCAGAAGTGTTTGGCTCCTTGTTTTCGACCAGCTGTGGTTTGTTGGAACGCTCTTTGGCGTTGGCGGTTGCGGAGCGGAAACGCTTGGATGAACAGCATCTCGTTGAGCTCGGTAGTTTGTCAGCGGCCATGGCGCATGAATTGCGTAATCCACTCAATATTATCGCCATGGCGGCTTACGACTCGCCGCCAGAAACTCGTCAGCATATTCAAACCCAACTGAAACGCGCGGATCGTTTGGTCAGTGATATGTTGGTGTATTCTGGTGGATTAACGCTGCAAATCAGCACAACGCCATTGCGAGCTTTGGTGAAGAGCATTTTGACGCAGGCTCAGTTAGAAGGTGTTTCCTGCGAGGTGAACATCGCCGAATCGATAGAGCTGGAAGCCGATCCGCAGCGCCTGCAACAAGTTTTTATTAATTTGATCGACAACGCCGTGGCGTTTTCACGCAATCAGCCGGATGGGAAGCTCTGCATCGAGGCGAGCATGAACGCGGACTCTGTGGTGATTAACGTGCACAACAATGGGCCAGAAATCGATGACAGTCTACAAGGCGAGGCGTTGTTTCAGTCCTTCATGACTAAACGCGCTGGTGGCAGCGGTTTAGGGTTAGCCATCGTGCGCCGTATTGTCGATGCGCATGGCGGCCATATTCAACATCGTGCTGACACGGCTTGGCCAGTAACCTTCGAGCTTATCTTGCCTCAACATTCAGCGTATTCCCGCTTAGGAAGCACTTCTCATGACACAAAATAA
- a CDS encoding cytochrome ubiquinol oxidase subunit I, with protein MDLDVAILSRIQFAFTVSFHIIFPSITIGLATLIAIWEGLWLKTHNPYYLQLAKFWIKPFAITFGMGVVSGIVLSYEFGTNFSKFSVITGAVLGPLMAYEVLTAFFMEAGFLGVMLFGWQRVGRKLHYFSTLVVMTGTWISAFWIIVANSWMQTPTGYKIINGKFEVESWMEVIFNPSMPYRLTHMVVASLITATFVVAGISAYYLLKKKNIPFAKKGLSMCMWFALVLTPLQAWIGDMHGLNVREHQPTKLAAMEGIWSAEEENVPLLLFAMPNMKTESNDYEVGIPNLGSLILTHSWDGAVQGLKAVPPEDRPNVPLVFWSFRVMVGIGFGMMGIAVLALLLRRKGRLFENKPFLALVTLFTPMGVIAVLAGWYVVEIGRQPWIVYNLVRTSEIVSPLPPERVLFTLIMFVIIYSLLIGVYLYFMRKLIKKGPPSMEALEQQLIGMKAPGYALAWVKTLQHKELQTNEPQSNESQNKEQGDK; from the coding sequence ATGGACCTCGACGTCGCCATCTTATCTCGCATCCAGTTCGCTTTTACGGTGAGCTTTCATATCATTTTTCCCAGCATCACCATTGGATTGGCCACGCTGATTGCGATTTGGGAAGGCTTGTGGCTGAAAACCCATAACCCTTACTATTTACAGCTCGCTAAATTTTGGATCAAACCTTTTGCCATCACCTTCGGCATGGGCGTGGTCTCCGGCATCGTGCTGTCTTACGAATTTGGTACCAACTTTTCTAAGTTCTCTGTGATCACTGGCGCGGTGCTTGGCCCATTGATGGCGTATGAAGTCTTAACCGCCTTCTTCATGGAAGCCGGATTTTTGGGTGTAATGCTATTTGGCTGGCAGCGAGTCGGTCGTAAGCTGCATTATTTCTCTACCCTTGTGGTCATGACTGGTACTTGGATTTCTGCATTTTGGATCATTGTGGCGAACTCTTGGATGCAAACCCCCACCGGCTACAAAATCATTAATGGCAAATTTGAAGTCGAAAGTTGGATGGAAGTCATCTTCAACCCTTCTATGCCTTACCGACTCACTCACATGGTCGTCGCGTCATTGATCACCGCGACCTTCGTGGTGGCTGGCATTAGCGCGTATTACTTATTGAAAAAGAAGAACATTCCTTTCGCAAAAAAAGGCTTGTCCATGTGTATGTGGTTCGCATTGGTGCTAACACCGCTGCAAGCATGGATTGGCGACATGCACGGTTTGAACGTGAGAGAGCATCAACCAACTAAACTCGCTGCGATGGAAGGCATTTGGTCAGCTGAAGAAGAAAACGTGCCACTGTTGCTGTTCGCTATGCCTAACATGAAAACCGAGTCCAATGATTATGAAGTTGGTATTCCCAATCTCGGCAGCTTGATTCTGACACACTCTTGGGATGGCGCAGTGCAAGGTTTAAAAGCCGTTCCACCAGAAGACAGACCCAATGTACCGCTAGTATTTTGGTCTTTCCGTGTCATGGTGGGTATTGGGTTTGGCATGATGGGCATCGCTGTTTTGGCGTTGTTATTACGTCGCAAAGGTCGCTTGTTCGAGAATAAACCCTTCCTTGCTTTGGTCACGCTATTTACGCCTATGGGTGTCATTGCGGTTCTCGCTGGCTGGTACGTGGTCGAGATCGGTCGACAACCTTGGATCGTCTACAACTTGGTACGTACTTCTGAAATCGTTTCGCCGTTACCGCCGGAGCGCGTGCTCTTTACTCTGATCATGTTTGTGATTATTTACAGCTTACTGATCGGCGTTTATCTCTACTTTATGCGTAAGCTTATTAAAAAAGGGCCGCCGTCAATGGAAGCACTAGAGCAACAACTCATCGGTATGAAAGCACCGGGTTACGCGTTGGCTTGGGTGAAAACACTGCAACATAAAGAACTGCAAACTAACGAACCACAATCTAACGAATCACAAAACAAAGAACAGGGAGATAAATGA
- a CDS encoding TRAP transporter permease: MKTSLQSLQLESTFAGKKERLSVSILFSVIAVGIAGLVLYGAYYGGITALLLRSLFFSLVAGAAMLFYALRYKSAASRSAFYLLALIALVPGPYLWHYYIDIIMRGAMSIGQDKWVFLALIAVVFVFVRMAVGWALITLMTAAFLYAYFGDLIPGKYGHSGYDLSRFASTLMLSTEGVYGVPMGVAVEYIFLFSLFGAILTKIGTGEVFVNLARGLTGRVQGGPGLSAALSSALLGSLNGSAVANVVTTGTFTIPLMKRVGYSAKLAGAIEAAASSAGQIMPPVMGAAAFLMAEMIGIPYAEVALAALVPALLYILALMIAVRLEAGRLNLARDTEAGLQLLLETLRTKSYLLLPLVVLISLMISGKSPTQAAVMGILAGLLVCPWKKATRINFVDLIDACKETLSNTLPIVAAVAAAGVVIGILNLTGMGLMLSGLIIELGDGNLWAVLLLTALASFVLGMGLPTSAAYLLLAVLVAPAMTQLGMETLSAHMFIFYFGLVSAITPPVALAAYAAATISGAEPNETAVESMRLGFVKLLVPFLFVTMPGVLLIGSTESIVAAITFATLATMSMSIGFSGWLRENLSWMTRLLYIVAAVLIAWPAAAIDTSTMIIAARALGCLLFIGLLAKACIKPKINALETAKA; encoded by the coding sequence ATGAAAACAAGCCTACAAAGTTTGCAGCTCGAATCTACTTTTGCCGGTAAAAAGGAACGTCTGTCGGTTTCTATCCTGTTTAGTGTTATTGCCGTGGGCATTGCTGGGCTTGTACTTTATGGCGCCTATTATGGCGGTATTACAGCGCTGCTATTAAGATCTTTGTTTTTCTCTTTAGTCGCTGGCGCAGCCATGTTGTTTTACGCGCTGCGATACAAAAGTGCCGCGAGTCGAAGTGCTTTTTATCTATTGGCGTTGATCGCGTTAGTGCCGGGGCCGTATTTATGGCATTACTATATCGACATTATCATGCGTGGTGCCATGTCGATTGGGCAGGATAAGTGGGTGTTTTTGGCCTTGATTGCCGTGGTGTTTGTCTTTGTCAGAATGGCCGTTGGTTGGGCGTTGATCACCTTAATGACGGCGGCGTTTCTGTACGCTTATTTTGGCGATTTGATTCCTGGGAAATACGGCCACAGCGGTTACGATCTAAGTCGTTTTGCCTCAACGTTAATGCTATCAACCGAGGGTGTTTACGGTGTACCGATGGGCGTCGCCGTTGAGTATATTTTCTTGTTTAGTTTGTTTGGTGCCATTTTAACCAAGATCGGCACGGGAGAAGTGTTTGTTAATTTAGCGCGTGGTTTGACAGGTCGAGTGCAAGGTGGCCCGGGTTTGTCGGCGGCGTTATCCAGCGCTCTATTGGGCTCACTTAATGGCAGCGCGGTGGCAAATGTTGTGACAACAGGCACCTTTACGATTCCTTTAATGAAGCGTGTTGGCTACAGCGCCAAATTAGCCGGAGCGATAGAAGCCGCCGCGTCTTCAGCTGGGCAGATTATGCCGCCAGTCATGGGCGCTGCGGCTTTTTTGATGGCGGAAATGATTGGTATTCCTTACGCCGAAGTGGCGCTGGCGGCGTTAGTGCCGGCCTTGCTTTATATTCTGGCTTTGATGATTGCTGTTCGTCTAGAAGCAGGGCGCCTTAACTTAGCAAGAGATACAGAAGCGGGCTTGCAGTTACTGCTTGAAACGCTGAGAACAAAAAGCTATTTGTTGCTGCCGCTGGTGGTATTGATCTCGCTGATGATCTCCGGAAAGTCACCAACACAAGCTGCCGTCATGGGGATTCTAGCAGGGTTGCTGGTGTGTCCTTGGAAGAAAGCCACGCGGATTAACTTTGTCGATCTTATTGATGCCTGTAAAGAGACCCTGTCTAACACCTTGCCCATTGTTGCCGCTGTTGCGGCGGCGGGTGTGGTCATTGGGATCTTGAACTTAACCGGAATGGGCTTGATGTTATCTGGTTTAATCATCGAGCTTGGCGATGGAAACTTGTGGGCTGTTTTATTACTTACCGCCTTGGCGTCGTTTGTTCTTGGCATGGGATTGCCCACTTCCGCGGCGTACTTATTGCTCGCGGTATTGGTTGCGCCAGCGATGACGCAATTAGGCATGGAAACCTTGTCAGCGCATATGTTCATTTTCTACTTCGGTTTGGTGTCTGCCATTACGCCGCCGGTTGCCTTGGCGGCTTATGCGGCGGCGACAATATCGGGTGCGGAGCCAAATGAAACGGCGGTGGAGTCCATGCGTTTAGGCTTTGTAAAACTCTTGGTACCGTTCTTATTTGTTACCATGCCGGGCGTGTTGTTGATTGGTTCGACGGAAAGTATTGTGGCCGCGATCACCTTTGCCACTTTGGCGACGATGTCGATGAGCATTGGTTTTTCCGGCTGGTTGCGTGAGAACTTATCGTGGATGACTCGATTGTTGTATATTGTCGCAGCGGTGCTCATTGCTTGGCCTGCAGCGGCAATCGATACGTCAACTATGATTATCGCGGCACGTGCTCTTGGTTGTTTATTGTTTATTGGGTTACTTGCTAAAGCTTGTATCAAACCTAAGATAAACGCCTTGGAAACAGCAAAAGCGTAA
- a CDS encoding sigma-54-dependent transcriptional regulator, with protein sequence MTQNKILLVDDEPAFRELASRWLANQDYHVKTAGSLEEARKIIATFDADLVLLDLSMPPHFDPQVTLDSMADFDGRPVIIITGHADRDLALKAVSLGAWDFIAKPIDPDMLAVVVRRAITKTTLERELNQLKQSTKQPEGAAAYIGHSASTQKVRALVERIAPTDVRVLVTGPSGTGKEVISKTLHDLSHRAAKPFVSVHCGAIPADLLESELFGYVKGAFTGAEKDKVGLLSLADGGTLFLDEIGEMPLAMQVKLLRVLQEGTFFPVGGREQKHIDIRVISATNANLLEKVHEGSFREDLYYRIKGVNIETQSLAERLEDVPVLLQAFLSRLQSQQAKNLQLSSEAVQWFRDQMWPGNVRELKNALESVASICPQGQITMEDIQLLYPNVQRTNQTVNRFPDTEETLDEQVKALEIRLIHHALDKSQGNRTQAAKQLGISRQGLIKKIERYEL encoded by the coding sequence ATGACACAAAATAAAATCCTCTTAGTGGACGACGAACCGGCGTTTCGTGAGCTGGCGAGCCGCTGGTTGGCGAATCAAGATTACCATGTAAAAACGGCTGGAAGTTTAGAAGAGGCTAGAAAGATCATCGCGACGTTTGACGCGGATTTGGTGTTGTTGGATTTGTCCATGCCGCCACATTTTGACCCGCAAGTGACTCTGGATTCCATGGCAGACTTTGACGGTCGTCCGGTGATTATTATCACCGGTCATGCGGATCGGGATTTGGCGCTAAAAGCTGTGTCGCTTGGTGCGTGGGACTTTATCGCCAAACCGATTGATCCCGACATGCTGGCGGTTGTGGTGCGTCGAGCGATCACTAAAACCACGTTAGAGCGAGAGCTGAATCAGCTCAAGCAATCGACCAAACAGCCCGAAGGTGCAGCGGCGTACATTGGTCATTCGGCGAGCACTCAAAAAGTGCGTGCGCTGGTGGAACGCATCGCGCCAACTGACGTTCGCGTTTTGGTGACGGGGCCATCGGGCACAGGGAAAGAGGTGATTTCAAAAACGCTGCATGACTTGAGTCATCGCGCCGCGAAACCCTTTGTGTCCGTGCATTGTGGCGCGATTCCGGCGGACTTATTGGAAAGCGAGTTATTCGGTTACGTGAAAGGCGCGTTTACTGGCGCAGAAAAAGACAAAGTCGGTTTATTGAGCTTGGCCGATGGCGGCACTTTATTTTTAGATGAAATCGGTGAAATGCCGCTGGCGATGCAGGTCAAATTGCTGCGTGTATTACAAGAAGGAACCTTCTTTCCGGTTGGCGGACGGGAACAAAAGCACATCGATATTCGCGTTATTTCGGCCACCAACGCGAATCTACTGGAAAAAGTCCACGAGGGCAGTTTTCGGGAAGATTTGTATTATCGAATCAAAGGCGTGAACATTGAAACGCAATCCCTTGCTGAACGTTTAGAAGACGTGCCCGTTTTGCTGCAAGCGTTTCTCTCTCGTCTACAAAGTCAGCAGGCCAAAAATCTACAGCTGAGCTCCGAAGCCGTGCAATGGTTTCGTGATCAAATGTGGCCCGGAAATGTTCGAGAATTGAAAAATGCCCTTGAAAGCGTCGCGTCTATTTGCCCTCAAGGCCAGATCACCATGGAGGATATTCAGCTTTTATATCCGAATGTTCAGCGAACGAACCAAACAGTAAACCGCTTTCCTGACACCGAAGAAACGCTGGATGAACAAGTGAAAGCACTTGAAATTCGCCTGATTCATCACGCCTTAGATAAAAGCCAAGGTAACCGAACCCAAGCAGCCAAACAACTTGGTATCTCACGGCAAGGACTGATCAAGAAAATAGAGAGATATGAGTTGTGA
- a CDS encoding Fic family protein, translated as MISVTPFIQSEQASGDIRNMAVEVYKQSASLSASVRPNLKPAVEHLLRFVNSYYSNRIEGNSTEPADIIRNKDVVLTDPVKRNDLLEIEAYLVAQAALLEGRISLEQITEKAFLCSIHEHFFKDLPESVRTHVRESTGETYLVEAGKLRTTQVQVGKHLPPHQDELNGYLNWFHSSYRLDRLFGETRLLAASAAHHRFAWIHPFLDGNGRVGRLFTDSYMRGAGVDGYGLWTLSRGFARTIDEYKLRLSGADMVRQGSTDGRGILSNRGLEAFQRYFFETCLDQIQYLSGVLDIQSFDMRLKQYADLRTAGVALSTKGEALKKWRPETFILLRAIMDNSRVMRTDVPKITGLGDTNSRAVVKQLIEERWVSGETKAALKMDQIPFDAISFLFPHLW; from the coding sequence ATGATCAGTGTAACGCCTTTTATTCAATCAGAACAGGCTTCCGGAGACATTCGAAATATGGCTGTGGAGGTTTATAAACAATCCGCGAGCTTGTCGGCTTCCGTACGTCCAAATCTTAAGCCAGCGGTTGAACATCTACTACGATTTGTTAACAGCTATTACAGCAACAGAATAGAAGGCAACAGCACAGAACCTGCAGATATTATTCGTAATAAAGACGTTGTACTAACTGACCCTGTAAAACGGAATGATTTACTAGAAATCGAAGCGTATTTGGTGGCACAAGCTGCCTTGCTCGAAGGTCGCATCAGTCTTGAGCAGATTACAGAGAAAGCTTTCTTGTGTTCGATACATGAACATTTTTTTAAAGATTTACCCGAATCTGTGCGAACGCATGTTCGAGAATCAACAGGTGAAACGTATCTTGTAGAAGCGGGAAAACTACGAACCACTCAAGTTCAAGTTGGGAAACATTTACCGCCACATCAAGATGAGCTAAATGGTTATTTAAACTGGTTTCATAGCTCATATCGATTGGATCGGTTATTTGGCGAAACGCGTCTTTTGGCTGCATCGGCTGCGCATCATCGCTTTGCTTGGATTCACCCATTCTTGGATGGAAATGGCCGAGTAGGGCGTTTGTTTACGGACAGTTATATGCGAGGAGCGGGCGTTGATGGTTACGGCTTGTGGACATTGAGTCGAGGTTTCGCACGCACAATCGATGAATACAAGCTTCGCTTGTCTGGCGCGGATATGGTTAGACAAGGTAGTACGGACGGACGTGGAATTTTGTCGAACAGAGGGCTTGAAGCCTTTCAACGTTATTTCTTTGAAACCTGTTTAGATCAAATTCAGTATCTTTCTGGTGTTTTAGATATTCAATCTTTTGATATGAGATTAAAGCAATATGCAGATTTACGGACCGCTGGTGTAGCACTTAGTACGAAAGGTGAAGCGCTTAAAAAATGGCGTCCTGAAACCTTTATATTACTGAGAGCTATTATGGATAACTCTAGGGTAATGCGGACAGATGTACCAAAAATCACAGGGTTAGGAGATACCAATTCGCGTGCCGTTGTTAAGCAACTTATAGAAGAGCGCTGGGTCAGCGGAGAAACGAAAGCGGCACTGAAAATGGATCAAATTCCGTTTGATGCTATTTCCTTTCTCTTCCCGCACCTTTGGTAA
- a CDS encoding type II toxin-antitoxin system Phd/YefM family antitoxin gives MNVVSVEELSANLENILGKVNEDHKPIFITRPEGKTAALIGLEDFKAYKETLHLMESSKNEKRLNDAIEGSRN, from the coding sequence ATGAACGTCGTCAGTGTAGAAGAACTTAGCGCGAATTTAGAGAATATATTAGGCAAAGTAAATGAAGATCATAAACCTATTTTCATTACTCGCCCAGAAGGTAAAACAGCCGCATTAATTGGCCTTGAAGATTTTAAAGCGTACAAAGAAACCCTTCACTTAATGGAAAGTAGCAAAAACGAAAAACGCCTGAATGACGCGATTGAAGGAAGCCGTAACTAA
- the xseA gene encoding exodeoxyribonuclease VII large subunit, which yields MKNFTTSASQETAFSVSQLNRQIQQLLEASLPWILVEGEISNLAKPGSGHWYFSLKDDKAQIRCAMFKGKNSAVRFRPKDGDMVRLRARVTFYGPRGDCQLSVESMESAGEGALQQAFERLKTSLQLEGLFDAKHKKPLPTKPERVAIITSPIGAAVRDMIIAFRRRFPLTELTILPSLVQGQDAAKNILRQLQRADDSGHFDAIVLGRGGGSLEDLWSFNDEALARAVFHAKTPIVSAVGHETDFTITDFVADVRAATPTAAAELLSPDRNQLLRQIEQQEKQLVRRMSRILEQGQQQLDFMIKRIRHPKERIEQQQTQLDQLKRRLQQSMQRKVSEQQTQKANLAHRLERNSPTRRIVQDRQKLIDIDTRLARALSNTLANKQTAFARVIEKLNLVSPLNTLSRGYAIASKDKQVIRSIDDVEKGDAIKIRVQNGEINCTVKTTKAIS from the coding sequence ATGAAAAACTTTACAACTTCTGCCTCACAAGAAACCGCGTTTAGCGTCTCGCAACTAAATAGACAAATACAACAGTTACTTGAAGCCAGTTTACCGTGGATTTTAGTCGAAGGTGAAATTTCGAATCTGGCCAAACCCGGCTCAGGACATTGGTATTTTTCCCTCAAAGACGACAAAGCCCAAATCCGCTGTGCCATGTTCAAAGGCAAAAACAGCGCGGTACGCTTTCGACCAAAAGACGGCGACATGGTTCGACTGCGCGCTCGTGTCACTTTTTACGGCCCACGAGGCGATTGCCAACTAAGCGTCGAAAGTATGGAATCCGCTGGCGAAGGTGCATTACAACAAGCGTTCGAACGACTCAAAACCAGCTTACAGCTTGAAGGTTTGTTCGACGCCAAGCACAAAAAGCCACTGCCAACCAAACCTGAACGCGTTGCCATCATCACCTCGCCCATCGGCGCGGCCGTTCGAGACATGATAATCGCCTTCCGCAGACGCTTTCCTTTAACAGAACTAACGATCTTACCTTCGTTAGTACAAGGGCAAGACGCCGCGAAAAACATTCTGAGACAACTACAACGAGCCGACGACAGCGGACATTTCGATGCTATCGTACTGGGTCGTGGTGGCGGCTCATTAGAAGACTTATGGAGTTTCAACGACGAAGCCCTAGCGCGCGCCGTTTTTCATGCAAAAACGCCGATTGTTTCCGCGGTTGGTCATGAAACCGACTTCACCATTACCGACTTCGTTGCCGACGTTCGCGCCGCCACACCAACCGCCGCCGCCGAACTACTCAGCCCAGATCGCAACCAACTACTTCGACAAATTGAGCAACAAGAAAAACAACTGGTTCGTCGCATGTCGCGCATTCTCGAACAAGGTCAGCAGCAGCTCGACTTTATGATCAAGCGCATTCGCCATCCAAAAGAACGCATTGAGCAACAACAAACGCAACTAGACCAACTAAAACGCCGCTTACAGCAAAGCATGCAGCGAAAAGTCTCAGAGCAACAAACGCAAAAGGCAAATCTGGCACATCGTCTGGAAAGAAATAGTCCAACTCGACGAATCGTTCAAGACAGACAAAAACTCATCGACATCGACACTCGTCTTGCCCGCGCTTTAAGCAACACCTTAGCGAACAAACAAACCGCCTTTGCCCGAGTCATCGAAAAACTCAACCTCGTCAGCCCGCTAAACACCTTATCCCGCGGCTACGCCATCGCCTCGAAAGACAAACAAGTGATTCGATCCATTGATGACGTAGAGAAAGGCGACGCCATAAAAATCAGAGTTCAGAATGGCGAGATCAACTGCACAGTGAAAACGACCAAAGCAATTAGTTAG
- the cydB gene encoding cytochrome d ubiquinol oxidase subunit II has protein sequence MMDLALFYFLVLGFAIFMYVLLDGFDLGIGILYPWFNQDGERDHLMRSISHVWDGNETWLVFGGVVLFAAFPAAYAGITSTFYLPIMLMLFALIFRGVAFEYRFKSDTSRPYWDFAFSAGSAVAAFCQGMLLGSLVQGVPADVDSLSSLHWLTPFSILTGFSVMAGYALLAACYLFMKSRGRIQAHSAKLAKRLLLITILAMIIVSLWTVASQVDIRQRWFSGFNFLWLSPLPIITLVVAVLAWRDLNRHSVGQSHHEDRPFWYAATLFLLGFAGLVVGLFPYLIPRQLTFMDAASPDSSLLFLLPGICIFVPLICAYTFWGYRVFAGKVEDYQEGY, from the coding sequence ATGATGGATTTGGCTCTTTTCTACTTCCTTGTCTTAGGTTTCGCCATTTTTATGTACGTGTTGCTGGATGGCTTCGACCTAGGCATTGGCATTCTCTACCCTTGGTTTAACCAAGATGGCGAACGCGATCACTTAATGCGTTCTATTTCACACGTTTGGGATGGCAACGAAACGTGGCTGGTGTTTGGCGGTGTGGTGTTATTTGCTGCGTTCCCGGCTGCTTACGCTGGCATTACTTCAACCTTTTATCTGCCCATTATGTTGATGCTGTTTGCGCTGATCTTTCGCGGTGTAGCGTTTGAATATCGCTTCAAGTCCGACACGTCTCGGCCTTATTGGGATTTTGCCTTTAGCGCTGGCTCGGCGGTTGCGGCGTTTTGCCAAGGCATGTTGCTAGGTTCACTCGTACAGGGCGTTCCGGCCGATGTCGACAGCTTATCCAGCTTGCATTGGTTAACACCGTTTTCTATTCTCACTGGGTTTTCCGTGATGGCAGGTTATGCATTATTGGCAGCGTGTTACTTGTTCATGAAAAGTCGCGGCCGCATTCAAGCCCACTCGGCCAAACTGGCAAAGCGGCTCTTGCTCATCACTATTTTAGCCATGATCATTGTGAGTTTATGGACGGTGGCCAGCCAAGTGGACATTCGTCAGCGCTGGTTTTCTGGCTTCAACTTTTTATGGCTGTCACCTTTGCCTATCATTACCTTGGTTGTCGCCGTGTTGGCGTGGAGAGACTTGAACCGTCATTCCGTCGGACAAAGCCATCACGAAGATCGCCCATTTTGGTATGCAGCCACGCTCTTTTTACTCGGCTTTGCCGGTCTCGTTGTCGGATTATTTCCTTACCTGATACCAAGACAGTTAACCTTTATGGACGCCGCGTCACCAGACAGTAGTTTGCTTTTTCTCTTGCCCGGCATTTGTATTTTTGTGCCGCTTATTTGCGCTTACACCTTTTGGGGTTATCGCGTGTTTGCAGGCAAAGTGGAAGATTATCAGGAGGGCTACTAA